The stretch of DNA TGACAAAAGAGCGTGTGTGCTAAGTGACCCATCTCCagattaaataaaggttaaaatcatatttcacaACCCGCAGAGTGCGCAACCAGAAAAAGGCGGAGGGAAATCGCACTTTACATCTGAGTCAGTATAACCTCATACTTAGCATATGCCCACCGCTATTATAGCTgcagcacaacagcagcaagGAGTCCTACTTGTCGTTCTCCCCAGGGGCTTGGTAAAAGCTGTGTTTCAGATATTTCCCCAAAGAGGAAGGACTTACAGTTCTTTGGACAATTTCTAATTGGTTCCAGTGGatcatcttttatttatctgcCTGGCTTActcattctgttttctcttctctcccactcttCCACTGTTATGCAGTCTTTTCCTAAACTCTGTAGTCTGGCAAATTTGCCTGCCTGTACACATGGCGAGGAGACTGAAAAGCACGCAGCTCTGTTATTTGTTCTGTTGCCCAGTCACCTGTCTTAATCTGCACGGTtgctttggggggaaaaacagaaacatcactTTCCACAGATAAACACAAGAGACTTTAATGGGAGACAACCAGTGCATCTTCTGCCATGTTGTTCTCATTGACAGATGTGGGCATAAAGATAGTACAAAGTAAAAAGTCTAAGAAAGAAAACCCTCAAATTGCTCAATACCCAGTAAAAGTCTGCTTTCCAAATCTCACAAGTGGCTCTACTGCTTAAAATGTAAAGTACAAATAAAGCATATTCAAGAacatattaaaatgtacttaCTGTACGGATCGTCCTCACTTTTGGTGCCATTAACCGTTCCTTTCTTGTCGATGCGAAGGAAGAATTTCTGGAAGGAGAACAGTTTCCTCTGCCGCACATCACCTTGCAGATGGTTGTAGCTGCTCCGCACGTGGCGTCCGATGACTGTCGCGGAAGACGATGATACATTGGTCGCCCGTGGCAACCTCGCAGAGGACGCGTGCAGAGGAGCGGGTGACGAGGAGGGTGGCGGGTGCGGGGCGATGAAGTGCGGAGGACTCCCTCTGGGTGCATTGCGGTTCTTTTGCGGGCGCAATGGCGACGATCGAGCGGACACGGgcgaagacgaggacgaggacggtccgagcaggaggagcaggaggaggaaggtgaaggagaggaggagtgaaggtCTGCAGCGGGGGCAGGAGGAGAACCAGGCGACCGGTGCACCTTGTGTCACTGTCCATCTACACATGGTAGTGGAGCTGGGAGAGCTATGGAGGTGCTCAGGGGCTGGGGCATGCTGAGCTGGgtgcagggagagagaacgagagtgGGAGAAACTCCCCCGGACGACCgacttcacctcctctgtccGGGAAACCCACGACCTCACCGGGACTGCGGTGTGAAACCTGTAAAGAGGCGGCAGTAGGTGTGATCGGAGAAGCAGAGTTGTCAGTGATGTTGTTGACGGATGCAGCTGCTGGTGGCGGGGAAGCCCTCAGTATTGTGGCGGACTCCGCTGTAGTCCCCCGGCGCTGTTTATTCCTCAGAAACGCCACAGGAATGCGTCAACATCCATAACTCAGATCACCTCGTAACGGGCACAACCGGGGGCTTGCCTCTTTAGAACTCTcgcctttctcctccctctcctcccaagactgacactttttttgacCCTGgtcgctctcacacacatgcaaagtctcagaaattaaaaaagaaaaaaaaaatttcagtttGACTTTACACCTTCACTCTCGCTTCCAAAGACGCTCACAGTGAAAATATCAGTTCATTCATATACGCCACTAAAATCTGCTCCCGCTCACACGTCCCAAACCAGTTATCTGGGTCTCGGTCcagggaggcggaggaggtcTGGATGTAAGATGCCAGAGTGTTGTCAacgaaatgaatgaatacaaacgg from Scophthalmus maximus strain ysfricsl-2021 chromosome 20, ASM2237912v1, whole genome shotgun sequence encodes:
- the fgf10a gene encoding fibroblast growth factor 10a produces the protein MCRWTVTQGAPVAWFSSCPRCRPSLLLSFTFLLLLLLLGPSSSSSSPVSARSSPLRPQKNRNAPRGSPPHFIAPHPPPSSSPAPLHASSARLPRATNVSSSSATVIGRHVRSSYNHLQGDVRQRKLFSFQKFFLRIDKKGTVNGTKSEDDPYSILEIKSVDVGVVAIRGLSSNHYLAISKKGLLYGARDFGPDCRLIERIEENKYNTYASAEWRNKKKHMFVGLNANGKPMKGRKTRRKNTATHFLPIVVQPR